A stretch of the Candidatus Dependentiae bacterium genome encodes the following:
- a CDS encoding ATP-binding protein → MSIPVYHRTAIDLASRYATIFPIIAICGPRQSGKTTLARQAFAKHPYFSFEDIDIKMRFESDPRQFLASLENGAIFDEVQHVPALFSYLQGVVDASDSNGRFILTSSQNFLLNERITQSLAGRVGFITLLPLSISELDKKYSSVQHMLLGGYPRLHKFEMKPHEFYPSYISSYLERDVRQLRNVENLSLFQTFTKMCAARIGQLLNLSSLAQDCGISQTTARDWLTLLEASYLVFLLRPYHNNFNKRLTKMPKLYFYDTGLAASLLNIATEEQLSVHYLKGSLFENLGICQVIKARLNNGQQPAVFFWRDSVGREVDLLDEWAGEIRLFEFKAGFTANTSDNKQLLFMKSLIPSARSYLVYGSTQPIPIFGETRTISVEEIEENVS, encoded by the coding sequence ATGAGTATTCCAGTATATCATCGAACAGCAATTGATTTGGCAAGTCGATATGCGACAATTTTTCCAATAATTGCGATTTGCGGTCCTCGACAGTCAGGAAAAACAACCTTAGCTCGGCAGGCTTTTGCTAAGCATCCTTATTTTTCTTTTGAAGACATTGATATAAAAATGCGTTTCGAGTCAGATCCCCGACAATTTTTGGCGTCACTTGAAAATGGGGCAATCTTTGATGAAGTGCAACACGTTCCAGCGCTTTTTTCTTATTTGCAGGGAGTTGTTGATGCAAGCGATAGCAATGGTCGATTTATTTTAACCAGTTCGCAAAATTTTCTTCTAAACGAGCGAATTACACAAAGTTTAGCGGGAAGGGTAGGATTTATTACGCTTTTACCTTTGAGCATTAGTGAGCTTGATAAAAAATATTCATCCGTACAGCATATGCTGTTGGGTGGATATCCTCGGTTGCATAAATTTGAGATGAAGCCGCATGAATTTTATCCAAGCTATATCAGTTCATATCTTGAGCGAGATGTTCGTCAGCTCAGAAATGTTGAAAATCTTTCTTTGTTTCAGACTTTTACAAAAATGTGTGCCGCTCGCATTGGACAATTATTGAATTTAAGTTCTTTGGCGCAGGATTGTGGTATTTCTCAGACAACAGCTCGTGATTGGTTAACGTTGTTAGAGGCGAGCTATTTAGTGTTTTTGTTGCGGCCGTATCATAATAATTTTAATAAACGATTAACAAAAATGCCAAAACTCTATTTTTATGACACAGGATTAGCAGCTAGTTTGTTGAACATAGCAACAGAAGAGCAATTATCGGTGCACTACTTGAAGGGAAGTTTATTTGAAAATTTAGGAATTTGTCAGGTCATTAAGGCGAGATTGAATAATGGGCAACAACCAGCAGTATTTTTTTGGCGAGATAGTGTTGGCAGAGAGGTTGATTTGCTGGATGAATGGGCAGGAGAGATTCGTTTGTTTGAATTTAAAGCCGGATTTACAGCAAATACATCCGATAATAAACAGTTGCTTTTTATGAAATCCTTAATTCCTTCAGCGCGTAGTTATTTGGTTTATGGATCTACTCAACCGATACCTATTTTTGGCGAAACTCGAACGATTTCTGTTGAAGAAATCGAAGAAAATGTATCTTAA
- the rplI gene encoding 50S ribosomal protein L9 — MRVYMLKDVQNVGMAGSIVMVSDGYATNYLFPNKLAVLVGDNDVEFFKKKMAKAEVKKEVINSKLGMLAERIKHTHISIKKRVHDDGKLYGAVSADEVVEALRSKEIVADKKQIVFAKSIKTTGEHTVGVKLNAKLIPEFKLKIVADLVQ; from the coding sequence ATGCGCGTTTACATGCTTAAAGACGTACAAAATGTGGGAATGGCTGGATCGATTGTTATGGTAAGCGATGGATATGCAACTAATTATTTGTTTCCAAATAAGCTTGCAGTACTTGTTGGCGATAACGATGTTGAGTTTTTTAAGAAAAAAATGGCTAAAGCTGAAGTAAAAAAAGAAGTTATTAACTCCAAGCTTGGCATGTTGGCAGAACGCATCAAACATACACATATTTCGATCAAAAAACGTGTTCATGATGACGGTAAATTGTATGGAGCTGTCAGCGCTGATGAAGTTGTAGAAGCATTGCGATCAAAAGAAATCGTTGCTGATAAAAAACAAATCGTTTTTGCAAAATCAATTAAAACAACTGGTGAGCATACTGTTGGTGTAAAATTGAATGCGAAATTGATTCCTGAATTCAAGCTCAAAATTGTTGCTGATTTAGTACAGTAG
- the dnaB gene encoding replicative DNA helicase: MPQKNQKYSSTRSNATGGALALKGLPASQDAERAVLAAILLNEENLSLVSDFLAPQDFYVPANKLVYQAVLDLSRSGKKIDVVTLQDLLSTRNELEEIGGSVALFELQEDLPAIGMALQHAKIVKDKSLLRGLITSSTEIISSCYQSAGENLESLLDSAEKRIFQISNNLSQKAFVPISDVLKGTFKRLAELSSRRDGITGITTGFHGFDKMTSGMQKGDLVILAARPSMGKTALMLNMALNACHAGSAIGVFSLEMSSDQLVLRMLSSESKIPHHYIRNATITSDEWMDLTNTAARLAESKIFIDDTASISIMELRAKARRLKAKHNIEMLVIDYLQLIAGDGNSKYENRTQEISVISRSLKALAKELDIVVLAASQLSRSLENRLDKRPLLSDLRESGAIEQDGDVIFFIYRDIVYNRDTEHPDEAELIIGKQRNGPTGTVRVKFVGELTKFEDLPEASGAHH; the protein is encoded by the coding sequence ATGCCTCAGAAAAATCAAAAATACAGTTCGACGCGTTCGAATGCTACGGGGGGGGCACTTGCCCTCAAGGGATTGCCTGCAAGTCAAGATGCAGAGCGAGCTGTTTTGGCTGCAATATTATTGAATGAAGAAAATTTAAGCTTGGTGTCGGATTTTTTGGCACCACAAGATTTTTATGTTCCTGCAAATAAATTAGTGTATCAAGCGGTTTTGGATCTCTCTCGTTCTGGCAAAAAAATTGATGTTGTAACCTTGCAAGATTTACTCTCGACGAGAAATGAGCTCGAGGAAATCGGTGGAAGTGTAGCATTATTTGAATTGCAGGAAGATTTACCTGCGATTGGAATGGCGTTGCAGCATGCAAAAATAGTGAAAGATAAATCACTTTTGCGTGGACTTATTACCTCTTCTACCGAAATTATTAGTTCGTGCTATCAAAGTGCGGGTGAAAATCTTGAATCTTTGCTCGATTCAGCTGAAAAAAGAATTTTTCAGATTTCTAATAATCTTTCACAAAAAGCGTTTGTTCCGATTTCGGATGTGCTTAAAGGAACCTTTAAGCGTCTTGCAGAGTTGAGTTCTCGTCGAGACGGTATCACGGGGATTACAACGGGGTTTCATGGTTTTGATAAAATGACCTCTGGGATGCAAAAGGGTGATTTGGTTATTTTGGCTGCACGTCCATCGATGGGTAAAACTGCGTTGATGTTGAACATGGCGCTTAATGCGTGTCATGCAGGCTCTGCAATTGGTGTTTTTTCGCTTGAGATGTCGTCAGACCAATTGGTCTTGCGTATGCTTTCGTCTGAATCAAAAATTCCTCATCATTACATTCGAAATGCGACTATCACATCTGATGAATGGATGGATCTGACCAACACTGCAGCTCGACTCGCAGAATCAAAAATTTTTATCGATGACACCGCATCTATTTCGATTATGGAGTTGCGAGCAAAAGCCCGAAGATTAAAAGCAAAACATAATATTGAAATGTTGGTTATCGATTACCTGCAGTTGATTGCTGGTGATGGAAACAGTAAATATGAAAATAGAACGCAGGAAATCTCGGTAATTTCACGCTCGCTCAAAGCGCTGGCAAAAGAGCTTGATATTGTTGTGCTTGCGGCATCGCAGCTTTCTCGTTCGCTTGAAAATCGTCTTGATAAACGTCCGTTGCTTTCTGACCTTCGAGAATCTGGAGCCATCGAACAAGACGGGGATGTAATCTTTTTTATTTATCGTGATATTGTGTACAATCGTGACACAGAACATCCCGATGAGGCAGAGCTGATTATTGGTAAGCAGCGAAATGGACCTACCGGAACTGTGCGAGTTAAATTTGTTGGGGAATTGACAAAGTTTGAAGATTT